tcaatatttttctccttggcattctttattattttccatagtttcCTAACCTTAAACATTGTTGCTAACTTTCTAAAATCCCTAAATTGCCTTATTCTTGACATCTCAGACAtgtagggaatttttttttccttaattccaATTTGGCAGCATCTTATAAAcggtgattttcattttcttcttttcagatttAAGAGCATGTTCTTTCTATTCTGGATGTTCTAAGTTTACCTAGATGATATTTAACagatttaatttcttaaaaaatttgtcTGTtgatctcttctttccttcctttccccacttccttccttcgattcttctttctctcttccttcctccctctctctctttcttttgtcttactttcccctcccccccccaggattgggagattgaatccagggtgcttttccactgagttgcatccccagagtctcacaaagttgccgaGGTCGGCCTGAATGTGtgatcttctgcctcagactccggagtcactgggattacaggcatgtgccactagaTCCAGTTGTTGATATTTATTtctactaaaaaaattattttgtacttAATTTTATGTTGGATTTCTATGAATTTTCCATGATGGTGACTGCATGTCACCCACAGACCTGGAAGGACTTTTGAAATCTAGTCCAGAAGCCACTTTGTAGGGGTTTGGCTAAATTTCATCCATATATTTTGATTATCCCAGTGTGTTCCTCTAAACATTTAGAACTGGTCCACACAGTACCATCAGAGCATGTAGATGTTCCGTGGAAAAAGCAACTTTGGGGTGGGACTTTCTGAGAGGTCAGGTAGGCACAGTCCCTTGTTTCAGACCACTTTCAAGTATCCTACTCCCCACAGCTCCCTGGTGCCTTTCAGAGACCCAAGTCACCCTTTTGGATGatcctcctcctgggccctggggctCACTTTGGAGAACTGCTggtctccttcttcccctccttctaTAGAGCTTCCTCCTCTGAAGGGGCCTCTGCGTTCTGGCCCCACCTTCCCAGCTGCTCAGAGTCCTTGTCCTGGGCAGCATGACCTCCTCCTGCACTTGACCTCTTTCCCTCTCCACTATGCTCACTAAGTATGTGCCATATTTCCAAAATCCTCCCAGGTAATGTGCACTGAATTTTGGTCCTTAATAGCTAAACTGCATTCACATGAACTGCCTTCTATCACGTGTGTGGTGGGATCTCCACAAATGCTTTTCCGGTGGATAGAGACCAGATAGTTGAACATCAGTGTATAACATCTGTCCTGTGTCTTTCAAAATCATTATTCTAATTCATGTTAATCATTTCGTTTACTCATTTATCATTCTGGTTAACGGTTTTTCAAGAAATCATCTCCACAGTgggatttagaaatattttcttttgaaatggaaGATGTGTAAAACCCAAAGCGAGAAACAGGTAAGGTACTAGAACGGTAACCACCAGGGGCCTCCTGCCTTTAGGGTAATTCACTTTGAGGCCAGAGGTTGCTTCTTGAGTCTGGATGTTCTTGGGATCTGAGCTGGGAGGTTTGGTCCTGTTTGAATGGGAGATCTCTAACAGAGACTGCACTCTGCTAACCCCAGAGACATGATCTCTGAATAGACACCTTGGTCGAGACGTGTAGACCACTTGATTTTTAGGAATTACTGTGGACGAAGAGGAGCATTAATCTCTCAGGTTGAATGATTCCATTTTGACGTGGCCTGGCAGGCTGAGTCTTCAGAGCCAGAAGGGGTTTCGCCCAGGAGCCAAGACTGAGTAAtgtgaggaggggaaggaggaacaAGGACCTTGCTCTGTCACCCAGGGACCTGTCTTGAAGTGCACAGCCACTCCTGCACACCCAGCGGAGTGGGGCGGGAAGCCGCTGACGGAGACTCCTCCCTCCCAGGGTCCAGGCTCGCCTTAGGGCTGGAGGGAATCCGGGGCGGGGCTGGGCGGGGCTGGGCGGGCCACAGACCCAACCCAAACCAGGCTCCACCCCTCTGTGCCGCCGCCTCAGACtggaagttggaggccagcctggcagaGGTTTGTCAGTCAGCTTAGCCCACCATGCCTATGACACTAGGATACTGGGACATCCGCGGGGTGAGCTAGGGGACGGCATGGCAGGTGGGATGGGGACGTGGCACTGGGACCTGAGGAGTGGCTGGGGGCTTGGTTCTAGAAGATGGGTCCTCTTCAGTCCTTACTGGAGCTCTCTGATTGTTCAAGAGAGTtttgcccctctctctctctctctctctctctctctctctctctctctctctctctgtgtgtgtgtgtgtgtgtgtgtgtgtgtataggatAAGTGTAGAGGGTGAGTGGTGTTCCCTTGGAGGAATTGAAGTCGCACAGTTAGGGTACCTCCATCTCTGACCTCTGCCATGGCCCTCTCTCCCAGCTGGCTCATGCCATCCGCCTGCTCCTGGAATACACAGACTCAAGCTATGAGGAGAAGAGATACACCATGGGAGATGGTAATGTCACCCTCCTGTTCAAACACCAGCCTGCCTCTTGTTGGTTGTTGCCTAGCACTCATGCCCAGACCATCTGTTGCTCGGGTCTGCAGGCCTGCTGCACCTAAAGCCTGGCCCTCCCAGAAACCTCTTTGACAGTATATTTTGGCCTTTCAATGCAAGATCTGAGAGGGGATTGCTGTGGCCTTCTGTATGTGTAATGAGAATGGGTTCCCCTTAGCCCCTGCCTAAACCCTTTTTAAGCCTCATATAGGGTCCACAGCCCTTATAAACATTCTTTACTCCTGTAACCTTGGAATATGAGGCTGAAAGACTCAGATTCCAGATCCACTCTTTCAGGGTTCTTACCTCTGATTCTTTGGGAGGGTGCTGGGGAACAAGGGCTGGACTCAGTGGGGTTTGTTTCACATCATCTTCTCCTCCACAGCTCCAGACTATGACAGAAGCCAGTGGCTGGATGAGAAATTCAAGCTGAGCCTGGACTTTCCCAATGTAGGTGTGGAGGATGGGGTGGTTGGGGAAGTGATTGAATCCCTACCTCATGTCGTTGCCCTGCTTAGTTGTGAGGATCAGTGCTTCTGCTCAGCTAACCTCAATTCTGGGTATCTACACTGTCTTTCTATGGCAGCTGTGTCCcagctcattcatttattctatgGTATGCTGACATAGTGATTACCATGGGCCAGACACAACAAGTGCCAGGTCTCAGGTGGGGGACTGGGAAATGGTCGTTCCACCTGACCTTCCCTGGTTGTCCATTCAGCTGCCCTACTTGATTGACGGGCCTCACAGGATCACCCAGAGCAACGCCATCCTGCGCTACATTGCCCGCAAGCACAACCTGTGTGAGTGGGGCTGGCTGTAGGGTGTGGGGGAGGGTGGCCATGTCCCTGGCTTGGTTGGGGTTGGAGGCTGAGGGTGTACCTCTGTTGTGTGGACTGCAGGTGgggagacagaagaggagaagactCGTGTGGACATTTTGGAGAATCAGGCTATGGACACTCGCATACAGCTTGCCATGATCTGCTACAGCCCTGACTTTGTGAGTCACCCATTGCATAGATCATTGCATTGGAATAGGAGTTAATCTCTTTGGTTCACATCTACACTGGTCCACAAGACTGATTCTCTAAGGAATTATTTGTCTTAACAAATTGACCCCCAGAATTCCCAAATATTATCAAATAAACACTGTGAGTCAATTGCCACCAAACTTAGGGTATTATAGATTGGAAGTTCAGTTCCTCAACGTAGAGTTGGTATTTAGGATCCTTTTAATCTCTGACCTTTAATCCCTGCTATAGGTTTTCTCTCCTAGCTGTTCATACTATCTGCCTGCTACTAGAACACTATGaaaaccatgagaaaaaaaatcacaaggtgGGGGATTGTAATGCATCCTTGTCTTTGGGCATCTGCCATATGTTTCCCCCATGCTGTGTCCTCTAGACCAGCA
This region of Ictidomys tridecemlineatus isolate mIctTri1 chromosome 11, mIctTri1.hap1, whole genome shotgun sequence genomic DNA includes:
- the LOC101975766 gene encoding glutathione S-transferase Mu 2 isoform X1 encodes the protein MPMTLGYWDIRGLAHAIRLLLEYTDSSYEEKRYTMGDAPDYDRSQWLDEKFKLSLDFPNLPYLIDGPHRITQSNAILRYIARKHNLCGETEEEKTRVDILENQAMDTRIQLAMICYSPDFEKKKPEYLETLPEKMKLYSQFLGKHPWFAGDKITFVDFLVYDVLDQHRLFEPKCLDAFPNLKDFMSRFEGLKKISDYMKSSRFLPRPIFAKMAHWNKK